In Brachypodium distachyon strain Bd21 chromosome 5, Brachypodium_distachyon_v3.0, whole genome shotgun sequence, the genomic window CATACCCGCAGCACttcatgccgccgccgcctcccgcagCCATGGCTAGCGCCCAGCGTCAGCAGCAGGAGCTCACGAGCCTCAAGCTGGGGAAGCGGCCTTGCTACCTGCCCGGGTGGCGGGACGGCCAGCTGGCGCAGGTGGGGGCGGCGGGCCACGTGGACGTCAACGGCGGCCGGCGTGctgtggcggcgccggagggcaagaggaaggagaaggcggcggcggcaacggcgacggcggccgtgGCGAGGTGCCAGGTGGAAGGGTGCCACCTGGCGCTGGCGGGGGCCAAGGAGTACCACCGGCGGCACAAGGTGTGCGAGGCGCACTCCAAGGCGCCCAGGGTCGTCGTGCACGGCGCCGAGCAGCGCTTCTGCCAGCAATGCAGCCGGTCAGTAAACTTTTGCCCGCACCAAGAGCAGCATCCACTTTCGTTTCGTGCATGTGTAGTTTACTTAATTCGTACGTGCAGTGCGCACGGCGTCACAGTTTATATGATAGTACGGAGTATGAGAGTGGCCGGGTGTGTGTGTAAGTGCAGGTTCCACGCGATGTCCGAGTTCGACGACGCCAAGCGgagctgccggcggcggctcgcgggGCAcaacgagcggcggcggaagagcAACGCCAGCGAGGCCATGGCCAGGGGATCCGCGCACACACACGGTAAACCGTGCCGCTAATCCCCGTTTTCATCCATTAGTGCTCTGTTCAAGTTGTTGGACGCCAGGATGAGAGTTAAGTCGAAAAACCAGTgagcgagcgagagagagagtatTATTGGATTGAGGCTGTCTGACAGAGTGATAGATACAGGAGCGAAGTTTGTAAAGCGAGAGAGCGGATAGGTGGTTTGATGCCGGGAAACAAGGAGAGATCTGCAGGCGCGCGCGTAGGGACATCAAAAGGTTCTAGGGATGCGTGTGAGACGGGCCAAAGCACTGAGTTTAATGTGTGCATTAATGTGCCCTGCCTGCTTTGAGAGTCCGTGCTAGTAGCTTAACGTGGGCAGGCCGACCGTCGGACCGTGCATATGATCGCTTTCAACTCGTTTGGTGACCAataattcattttatttgattaaaatgaaatgaaattcaagttttgataggattttatttggttgaatttgaatttcgagttaaaaaattatatttgtCTACCACATAGAATTGAAGAGTGAGTGACAATTCTAAAGAAATCATGACTTTTAAAAAGGAATTGAGGTTAATTATAGtgtgatttcatgaaatttgagattgaattcctatGACTAATTCCgtaccaaccaaacaagttgttttttaaattcaaaatgaattttaCAATCCTATGCCCAAACGAGGGTGCCAACGTTGTTACAGGAAACGTCTCACACGGCAGTTGTACTGCTTGCGATGCGATGCAGCCAAACCGTGCATGCACATCAAATTACTAGTGGTACTGCCCCACTGGCTAGGCTACTTGCAGTAGCTTTTTTGTTCGTTGACTGCCAGTAGTTGAAGGAATGCTGTAGATATACGGTTAGATACACAGTACACAACATTTTTCCCGTAGTACCATAAGGCTAACTAAATAAGGATATGAGCTATAGTACATGGAGTACAAAAAGACCAGCAGTTGGCTATAAGCTGCTGCCATGTCATCAATAATTTTGTGCAATAGCTAGCATGTATAGTAGCTGGATATAAAATTATACTAATTTATCAATATATGGCGCACACTGAATTCTCACATTGGTTTTTAGGAGCACGTGACTATTAGCTAATAGCCCACTCCTCTTTTCTCTTCAATTCTCTGCCCTCCAACTAAGCAAAAATAACATATTTAATTCTTATAGCATGCTTGCGTCCTTTATTATTCTTGCTCTCATATTTAGAAGGCACGGTAACCCATACACACATACTGCACTCggtagtactactagtaatGAAAATGCAGAGGCACGAGGGACTAATTTTGGAAtactaaataaaaaatattataacTTTGTTCGAAGTCAAACATCTTAAAGTTTGAACAAGTTTATTGGTTAGTTTAACTATTAACTCAAAATCTATCAATCAACACTCCCTAAATAGTATTTTATCTCTATCAGCAGCGAGTCTAGCTAACAAAACTTCGTCAACTGTCGTGTTTCTTTTGGTCACACTTGCTTGGAAATGCAAATGTAAAACGAGCATGACATTGTTCATAGCTCAGTGTTGTCACAAAAAGATCGATCGGGATCACCTCGTTCGTATAGTAGTTGAGCTCGATTGTACGGTTCACACATTATTTGTCTATTTCGTTTTTGCTATCGAGAAATTACTTGtattttagttagagatcagtCAACGTGCTTAGCCGTCGGATCTTAATCAAACGATAGCATATGGGAGAGGTGAGAATGTAGAGCTCCCCTGAGGTGTGATTAGATGGCATGCTTGCGTTGCACGTGGTAGTGTACTAGTGTGTCTGCTACTGTAGGTTGGAAAGAGCAAAAGTGTCAACACTTCCGGCAACACACCATTGTTAAACTGTTTTTTCAGTTTGAGTTTGTGGAGTCCACGTGTTTAAATTTGTGACTCGTATTTCCTGTAAAAGCTAGGAGCATTATCTATTATGCTGACCAACCTGTAGTCTAGGTACTACTGCTCCGTATTACTATTCAAGTTTCCGGTGCAGATGACGAGAACACGGCATGTCGACATGCTGAATGAATTGCTTTTCAGTTGCAGACTTACAGTTAAAACACTACGTACCGAGGCTATGGCAAAGAGCTGCTTGATCAGCGTGGTTTTGTTAACGGTTTTCTGCATGTGTTGTCGAATACTGGTGTGCCAACTAATATGGCGCGACCGCGTTGCGTTGCAGGAGTCACGTCGCTGGTGCACCTTTTCGCGCCGTACGGCGCCCTGCTGCCCGCTTCCCCGGCTggtgctctctctcttctgtcATCGGCCagagccgccggcgccacgcCCTGGCAGCTGATCCCGACGGCGCCCGACGCGTTCCCCGCCGGCCGctccagcagcgccgcccTCGACGAGCTCATCGCCGAGAaccgcgccgccctcctcgcgTGCcacttcttccccgaccgctCCGGCCGGGGTGCGGAGTCGGTGCCCGGCAGCTGGCAGCACGCGCACgcggcgcctccgccggctcCAGCGGGCCACGTGACGCTGGACCTCATGCAGGCCCCCACCGCGGGCGGGCTGCTCAGGCCCACCATGCGCACGCCGGACAGGGCCTCCAGCAGGCCAGCCGAGGATATACCCGACGACGAAGCGGGCCGCGGCCCGGGCGTGTGGGCGCCCCTGCAGGGAGCCCATGTGGCCTGACGTGTTGGGGTCTGGGGAGTAGTCCCGTGCTGGGCTACACGATGCATGCACGACGCAGACGGCAGGTAGTAGCGTGCTTCGTACCGGAGATTTATTTCGTACCGTGGGCGCGGCTGGAGCCGGCCCTGTTTTGGTCATTGTGTCGACCGTGCAATATATCGATCAACTTGAGTTGGGACAGCGTCATCTATTCGTCTTGTAGCGGGTGCTAGCCGcatcttcttcatcaacaACAAGGGAATTCTGCCACTAAACATGATTGGTTGAATGAAATAATTGAGTCGGTTTGCGACGGGCGGTTTCTGTGGGAGATCGGGAAAGGAGATCCTGTCGTTACTCTGTTCCTCCTTCAAGTTGGAGCTTAGATCCTTTTCTGTCCGGGACTCGCGATTAAAGGTTTTGGCTAGGGCCCCATGCGTACGTACATCGCAGCTTGCATGATTAGTGTTCGGAAATATGCTGCCTCCTCCGTGACAATCACTCGCCATCTGCTGCTATCGTGACAGTTGGTTGAGTATCGATGGGAAACCTATCGATCTGACCACACCAAATCATTCATCAATTATGTTGGCGTCTAGAAGGCAGATGAAATCTATGTGCACTAGAGGGCATTTGATCCCCGGGTCTTGGGAATCAGGCGAAGTTTGTTGGCTGCAGGCCTAAATTGTTCTGGGGCAGTGCGGGTGCTTGCTTATTGCCCATAAGTACCGATACCGAAGAAAAGGAGTACGGAGTACATCTGTACTACGTGCACATTAGCCTTGACTTTGATTGTTTGGACTGGGCAACTAATTTCATACTGTTTCCAGCAGGCTATGATTAAGACATCTTTGTCTTCTCTCATTGAGCATACCATGTACAATGTGGGACTCTGATTGATGACTTTTTACTTAAATGCAGTCTAAAAATTGCTGCCGCATTAAGCAACTATTGTGGATACCACGAAATTGTTACGCTCAAAACCGACAGCACTTGACGAATCAACCTGCAACTTTGGGTAAAACCGGTCACGGATCACGAGCACGACATACTGCCGGGCAATATGGTTAATTGGTATGCGTTGCGAACGTGAGAGAAACGATGGAGAAAGCACGATGATTAGAAATCCAATGTAGGATCAGCAAATCACCGGTAGAGATCACGATGAGGGTTCAAAACTTTGTAaactaggtgattccccgcgcgttgccgcgAAAAATTCAATATGCATGTCTCgatatgattttagaaacaaatgataataatatgatttaatctaaaagaaatatgaatattgtaggaCAAAATGATTTTATCATTCATAACACCTATGCAACAAAATAATAGGTGTAATTTCGATGTGCATGAACATTAACATTAACAATTTTGAAGAAACTGAAAAGTAAAGCTTCGTCAACTTGAATTCTTAGAACAATTGTCATACATATCTTAAAAGTGTGTGTGtttggtgaaatatttatatgcaacgtGAAAACGAAAAATCCTAGgcatcaaaatattaaattcgaaTGGAGCGTCAAAATGGATTTCTAGTGTActacaacacatgatgtggatggtgatgtggagaCTTTGAATGTCcatgatgtgcatgatgtggatgagGATGTGGACACATTGCATGtgaagcttgcaaacattaattgcacatgaaaatatgtgtttttgttgaaatatttatatgcaacaTGAAAATTAAAATCCTAGATATCAAAATATTGAATTTGAATAGAGCACCAAAATGGATTTCCGGTGTACTACAAAACATGATGTTGATTGTGATGTGGAGACTTTGAATACACATTATGTGCACGATTTGGATGATGATTTGGACACCTTGCATGTAAAGCTTGTAAACATTAATTGCACTTAGTGGTgatcaactttataggttACTAAGTGATTCCCCGCGCGTTGCCACGGAAAATTCTATATGCACgtctgaatatgattttagaaacaaatgataataatacgATTTAACGTAAAATAATTATGAATATTGTAGGACAGAACGGTTTTATTATTCATAACAcatatgcaacaaaacaacagGTGTGATTTTAATGTGCATGAACATTAACAATTTCGAAGAAACCGAAAAGTGAAGTTTCGTCGACCTGAATATTTGCAGATCTTAGAAAAATtgacatacatatcatgaaaatatatatgtttggtgaaatatttatatgcaacatgaagatgaaaaatcttacgtatcaaaatattaaatttaaatggaccaccaaaatgaagTCCTAGTGTACAACAACACATGATTGCgatggtgatgtggagttTTTGAATGCCcatgatgtggatgatgatgtggacaccttGCGTGTCAaacttgcaaacattaattgcacttagtggggatcaactttataaGTTATATAGATGTCCTGaaactttacctttttttttgagaggtcCTGAAACTTGACCTCTTAGGTCTGACTAGAAGCTGAACCTAGCCCAATAAGCCATGCGGGCCACCTTAGTACGCGAAGCATAATCTTTCATTTCTGAAATAATAATGGTTAGAGCATGTATAAGATTATCTTTTTTTATACGTTTCGCATCATTTACTCAAGACAATAGAACACGCTGTATAATATGTTATTTCCTAATGTCATATCTTATAatttaaattaaaataaataattaagtgtgaaaaaaagatgaaatctagtacaatagGAAAAAATGGATTACCCCTCTTGTGAACAGATCATTGCTTAGTTAAGAAAAGGCTCgagaatttattttatttttctccttttcacaTAAATAATCATCTTATGTGTCCattaagagaaggctgacATCACCTATTGCACGCACCATTAAGGCCAGCgcatttttttacaaatagaGGGCATTCCCTCCGGTTTCATTAAAGGAACCATGTGTCTATTAATACAACTTAAATAGTTTGCATCAAAACGAAACATTCAAAGACAAAAGCAGCGAGCTACCCCCAGTCTCTTGCACTCTGCAAACCTGAGATGGTAACAACAGCTACCACCTCTCTACTACACACACTTACACATGGCAACATTTTGATAGCGAACGTCGAGGATCAAAAGCTTATCACACAGTGCCCCTCCGCACAGCCTGAAATAACAAGTCAGCCGGAGAGTAACTGGCACCCACCCTCGTGCATGATCAAAGGCTTCAGCCGAGATTTGCCACAACCGGTGCGACATGCAAACATGATCAGAATGCTATCGTTCTCCACAAACGTACCTTAGTCACCGGGTATCAACTCTCAATCTTTTCTGTTTCCCCTCCTCCGACAACCATTTGGAGATGCGGTAACCATGGCTCAATGTTCGATGAGCGGTTTGAGCACCTTTAATTGTGGTGATTTGTCCTTGATAGCATTCCGGCGGTGGAGGTGACATCATACAAAGTACAGGTCTACCCTCTTCATTCCCGTCCTAATCTATACACGATGGAGTTAGTGATTCTCACGGTTCATGCTTttattttggtcttctttAATTCTTATCTCAATGTGGTGGTGAAGCATGGTTTGCCAACCCTGCGAGCCTTGCAAGGGGTGTGTTCTCAGCCGGGGGCAATCCTTTGTTaccgagaaaagaaaacaattaaGCGAGAGAAGAGGTAGTCGCACCCAAGTACCAACTGTGCCCACGGCGATCATTTCGCCTTTGCTTAGTACGTACACCTGCCATGCTTAATTTTTCACAATCGCCAACACACGTTTTTGACTGAATTAAGTTCATAGTAAAAGAACAGTTGATACTAAgttatatcgcgagacaaataCAACATACTCTTTGTATATTATTATCCTTGCATATCCAGTCATACTTTCTCCCAATTTCAAAACGTTGACTGCATATACTTATGtgtcttatattttgaaatgcaGAGAGCATGCATATCCAAATAATCAAGTTAAATTAATATTCTAAATCTTAGCCATTTAATCGAGTACTATTCAGTAAGGAAAGTAAGCAATGCTCTCCTAGCAGGGTATGCCATTCTCGGCTGCCGAACGAGAAACAGCTCTCACTACTCAATCAATATCCATCGGTACTCAAGGTCACGTGTGTAGCAAATGATGCACCAGGCTAGTAAGCTAAGCTGTATACAGCGCTATGCGCAGAGCAGGATCAGCTGCATAGAACAATAGAGCAAAACATCAACCGGAACGCTGCAAAGGAAATATCCCGAATCGCCATACATTAAAGTCATCAAGGACACATCACCTGGCCTCCATGCATGGACACCACAAGGGAGCACTAGTATAATTGAGTAGCTAGTAGAAAAatgatgtgcatgcatgcagtggaCTGAATTCTCTCTTCAATGCAATACCCTTTTTCACCATGTTCCACAGGCCGGACTGCAGGCTAAAGTTTCAAGTCACTATGGATCGATCCTTATCTGCTCGAATTAACCATGCAGGCCGTGACCTGAAGCTACATGTATATAGAAATACTACCACCTATCTGGCTACAGTATGAATGCAAGGCTAATGTGCGGTATGTGAGTGAGCATGGGTGCTTACTCCTATAagcggctagctagctatagttGTTGTTGCTAGCTTTGCTTTAGGGGTATAGTACTTTGTACGTGCAAGCTTTATTGTTGCAAGCTACTCCTACTATAGCTAGGTAGCTACGAAGAAGGCCCACGACAGAAGACGGGGAGAAAGAAGCTACGTGCAGGCCATACAATGTCCGGTCTTTCTTGCTACATGACACCTAGAAAGGACCAGGTCTACATGCACGCGGTAGGGTCAGCCGTGCTGGCACTGCGGGCCGGCGAGCACAGCTAGCTGCGtggtcatgcatgcatctggTCCGTCCATTAATTCCCGGACTCCACCGTTCAGGCTTAACTAAATAGTAAATCCTCTCGATCTCCCAAAGATGGAGTACTGTCGGCGATGAGCGAGATACGGAGTACGTACGTAAGTGGTGCGTTACTGTCAGTGTGAACAGATCTGAATCCTCTGTGCACATATAGTAAGATCGAATCGGTTGacatctcgatcgatcgagttaATTAAACACGTCCACTGATCATCAAGACAATGAACAGTGTACTGTACACAAAAAGAAGGGAAGAATCAATTAAGCGCATGACATGCAAAATTTGCAAATGTCCTGTACGTGTGCGTGTGGATCAGATCAGCTGCAGAAGGATTTGCGTGGCAATTAACCTAGTGGAGGGGAGGAGACCGGCCAGCCGGGCTGGGCTTGAGCGTTTgtggagcatgcatgcatgcatagctTTGTCGGCCACTTCAACCGGTCTTTGTTGGTACGACTCGTTGACTGACTGCTGCATGCATCGACGCTTTGCTCGGCTCGATCGCCTTGGCAGCATGCAGCGTGCTGCCCTTCCGTGTCCGGCCTCCGCACGGCGCCCTTGGGTTCTGGAAATCACTGGTACATGTGTAGTGTCGGAAAAACAGCTAGCGAGCTCTAGCGAAGTGTGCATGCTTGCTGCTCCTAGCTACTAGTAGCTAGAGATAGTACGTTTGCTTGTTAGTAGTAGCATCACTTGCTTGCTAATAAATGCACGCAATGTTTTGAGACCTGAATGTACAGATCGAAGCAAGACTTAACGTCCTGTTTCAAGAAGCAAGAGCAAGGGATTTAGACCCAAACAAAtgcaagctagctaggccgGTCCGCATGAGGTGAACCAGATATGTATACAAGGCTAGCTAACTCGAGTTAGTTTTATGCGGCAGGTACGTTGTATGTatgcaagcatgcatgcaatatACAAGCACAAAAGAACAAGAGGGTACGTACGTTAATTCCTAGATAAATTGTGGCCACACAATGACACGAACAGCATAAGATAAGGGAAACCAAAGCCAGCTGAGTACCACCATATAAAAGCAACGCGCGTCGTCGATCTACTCCTAACACACAAACAAACCATATACAAATACGCATAAATATATGCAACACATCAAACTGGCTACACCTACTTCGGCTATAGGCTAACTTAACTCGATCGTCGTACTACTACGTAACGTAAGTCATAATTAACTAGCTACTCCATATCTTACTTATAAGGCTCTTGCTCCATAGTCCTAAGACTAATCAGCACAGGACGTCCTTGAGCAGCTTGTACCTGCGGCCGCCCACCTTGGTCCCTCTCCGCCCGCTttcctgctcgccgccgctggccgccTTGTCGACGGCCCTGCCGGTGGGGCTCGTCGTGGACGAATCATGGCTGCCGGaggcctgctgctgcttcccgGCCGCAGACGCGCACCTTCTCGCCTtgccggtggcggcgtcgcTCAGGCACCAATCGCATGTGTCGGCCcctgccgacgccggcgctccGTCGCCGTAGTAGTTCGTGCAATAGCTGCACACACAAGGTACGCGTTGCGTGCATACATGAGATGGACAAGCTAGAGCTGGACTAGAAAACACATGCATATCAAGAAGACGgggtggaagaagaagaagaagaagggaggaGAGGATATGGGGCGTGCTGGTGAAGGAGCTAGTACGTACGAGTGCTGGAAGCGGTAGCGGCAGCGCGAGCACTGGAAGAGCTTGTCGGGGAATCCGATGTCACCGCACATGGAGCAGACGGTGGCTGCCGTCCCGGCCATGGCGAGATATCAGATATTCAGATGTAGAAGCAATATGGAGGGCAGCAGAGTGAGATCAGGAATATCAGAACAGAAGATGTGGGAAAGAGAGGAGGGGGATGGAAGTGTAGGGGCGAGAGGAGGGAGGGCCGGAGGCGTATTAAAtatgtgtgtgagagagaaagGGGCCGGGGTACGTGCATGAAAATAAAGGAAAAGTGGGGAGGCAGGGGCAGGGGGTGCACACGACAACCTTAATCCAGCGGCCAGACAGTACACATCCATCTCAAACCCACCCCAGCTGGATCTATAAAAATCTTGGTCGGTAATTTCGCTAGATAGATCCAGCCGATCGAGTCGGTGCAGGCTCTATCAGGCTCCAGCTTAATTAGAAGAAGGAAGACACGCGTGCAGAGAAACACAGGCACCCAGCTCGATCTCCACTTGAGAAGAAACGTTTTCATGCTGGCTGCTGATGTTACGCATGAATGGCACCGCGCGCCACGCCCAGGTCAGGTCGACCTATACTAATTTCATCAGGAGCGAAAAGCGGCAAGAAACTGCTGATCGATATGTGAAACGTGCAATCAATTGCTACGTACTCTAATTGTCTAGTCCGTTTTATATAGCTGAACCGTGCACGGTGCACCTCGTACGCGCGTTTACGTGTACGTACGTGCTGGGCCTGGCTTTTCCAAATAAGTCGGTTTCTCAGGTGACGGTCGCTCCCAACTATTTCGAGATCGAGAAACAATTATTGCCCTGCAGAAATTCCTCGAGGGCTCTcatttgattcaaatatttttataAGAATTTTGTAGGGTTGAAATCCTTAGAAAATTTTCCTACATTGATCGTTTGATTCCGAGGATTGGATCCTATaggattttgtttttcaaataATTCATTTGTACTACATTTCTTAGGAAAATTTCCATCCACTCAAATCTCTTGGAGGAATCCTTTGTTTCTTTATagtgcaatcaaacaaactttggTAAAAACAAATTCATGCAATGATCAAATAGGCATGACATTTATAATCctgcatttcttttttctatccCTGCGTACGTCTTTTCAATCCTTCGGAAAGAGGCccttaatttttttctagaaGGATGTACCTTCTAATGTGCTTGTATCCATaggtgcattttttttttcttaagcaGACGTCTCATTTGATGTACTTATATTattcggttttgctatattttaagttgcctgatttttagttagaaataagTTGATTCCTCGGTCCTTGATATGCTTTAATGTGTGTTTTAAGATTAGAAAGGTATGATGAAAAAATAAAGTCAAAAATGAGATCTAGATATTGATCCAACCACTCTGATTCatcaacttagatttaagccttttgtttaaaaatcaGACGACTTGGATATATATTATTTTGTATTGCAACATGCATGAAACTTTACATGGAAGTGGTGAGCGACGCGATCAGACATGCATAGATACTGCGGCGCCGTGTGCGCCCTACGTCTTCAGGTTAATTTCGGAACATTAAGATATCATTAACCGCTTTAATTCCCGGTTGATAGCACACAGATGGAATGCAAATCGATTTAGGCGACGTACGTAGGCGGCTCATCAGAGCGAATCAGCTGCAGGCAAGGTCAAACCAGTACACGTCAAAGGCATGCTTAATTAAACGGATGAACTTGTGGCTTTACTCCATGTCGCTTGTGCGGTCATATCGACTAATGAATTCAGTTAGCTCAAGCTTATCGCGTAGTAGCTcacatacggagtagtagCTAGCAACGCCCCAACACGTGATAACGATGCCACGATGCATTTATATGCCGATGCGCACACGTCGGGGATGTCGCTAAGCACGTACAGTACCGTGCGCGTGGTCGGGTATGTTGGACATGCGCGCCAACGTACGTACTGTATGAGAAACATATGTACGGCGAGCCTGCGACGAGTCAATCAAGAAGTACGAAACTTGGTTGCCACGGCACGGCAAGCACGTACGTACCGGTGCGATCCCATTCACGTCCATCCAGACATCCTGTAAACCTTGATTGATCGAGAACACAAAGAAGAACTAGCGGGTTTGTGGCTGGTGATTAATTAATGGGGCGTGGTCAGTGTGTAATGTGGCAGGCGCCGTGGTGAATGTCAGTGTAGATTGAAAAGCGGTAGCCCACGGCAGCCCCGAAGTGGATGGACACGGAGACGGTCAGGGGGCAGCCTGGGGGACGGCAGGGAAAGCTAGTgggcgtacgtacgtgcgcAAGTACCAGGACCACCGGTGCCGCTGCCGGTGGCCAGTTCCCGCAATAAACAACAACAGagagaaggaaagaagaagaaaagtggAGAAAGCGATCATCACGGGCCTGACTGACCGCCTGACTCAGCCGATGGGCCCGCACCACGCAGCTGCCCGCTGTTCGGATTTCCTTTTCTTGGCAGGTACGATAGCCAGCCAGCCGAGCGCCCATGCTCCGTCGCTGCTCGCTGTGCCGCTCTGCCGAACGCGGCCTTAAGCTAGAGTCAAGATCTCGGCGCCGGATCCTCTGCACCAgactgccgctgccgccccggCCGGAGCACGCGAGCTGAACGCTCGTGCGTGCTTTAGTTGGTTAGTTTTTGTTAACAAGTCCTGCCTCCCCAGGGGGCTGTCGGCCGGCTGCAGACGGTTGCCACTCGATCGGCTTCGCAAATCAAGATAGAATGGTAGTAGTCGGATCCTGCAGCGACAAACAGCTAACTCTTGTAGATTGCGCTAGCAGCTGTCACAAGCTAAGCACAACGACactgtgcgtgcgtgcatgatCTTGTTTCTGATGCATGCAGGGTTGTTCTGCTTGTATTTGTTACAAGTACTTAAGAAGTACTCTTACCTTTGTTCaaaatcaaatttcttaaattttgacaagttTACAGAAAAATGTAGTATCACGTCTAAAATATTAACTCCTCCAATAGAAGTGCTTTTGTTTTGCTGTGCTGGCCGGTACTCGAGACACACGAAAAACAATGCTTAGTATGTGTTCTCTTCCACACAAGTAAATTCTGCGGCACGATAATGCTGTTTTGGAACGGACGAGCAACTATCGGACCCCCCcttgtaaaagaaaaaacaatccGACATCCAGAGTGGCAGAGTTTCAGACTGG contains:
- the LOC100823130 gene encoding squamosa promoter-binding-like protein 7 encodes the protein MEGDGGAGHRATAPWDLGMQWAPPPATSAYPQHFMPPPPPAAMASAQRQQQELTSLKLGKRPCYLPGWRDGQLAQVGAAGHVDVNGGRRAVAAPEGKRKEKAAAATATAAVARCQVEGCHLALAGAKEYHRRHKVCEAHSKAPRVVVHGAEQRFCQQCSRFHAMSEFDDAKRSCRRRLAGHNERRRKSNASEAMARGSAHTHGVTSLVHLFAPYGALLPASPAGALSLLSSARAAGATPWQLIPTAPDAFPAGRSSSAALDELIAENRAALLACHFFPDRSGRGAESVPGSWQHAHAAPPPAPAGHVTLDLMQAPTAGGLLRPTMRTPDRASSRPAEDIPDDEAGRGPGVWAPLQGAHVA
- the LOC100835685 gene encoding uncharacterized protein LOC100835685; translated protein: MAGTAATVCSMCGDIGFPDKLFQCSRCRYRFQHSYCTNYYGDGAPASAGADTCDWCLSDAATGKARRCASAAGKQQQASGSHDSSTTSPTGRAVDKAASGGEQESGRRGTKVGGRRYKLLKDVLC